Proteins co-encoded in one Halorussus lipolyticus genomic window:
- a CDS encoding DUF7124 domain-containing protein translates to MNGSGEMTLAFELSALEETATPEAVFDDARRWSQYVGVVSDKPTYVVTNFTRKNRIRQDFFSGPKGKGESLESVREQFDTDRHVFVGTTDEDRELAEANEWEYLDVEEAAEAADWQLADDADDEAGAGEEDQRDDWP, encoded by the coding sequence ATGAACGGAAGCGGCGAGATGACTCTCGCCTTCGAACTCTCGGCGCTGGAGGAGACCGCGACACCCGAGGCAGTCTTCGACGACGCCCGCCGGTGGAGCCAGTACGTCGGCGTGGTCTCGGACAAGCCCACCTACGTCGTGACGAACTTCACCCGGAAGAACCGCATCCGACAGGACTTCTTCTCCGGCCCCAAGGGGAAAGGCGAGAGCCTCGAAAGCGTCCGCGAGCAGTTCGACACCGACCGCCACGTCTTCGTCGGCACGACCGACGAGGACCGCGAACTCGCCGAAGCCAACGAGTGGGAGTACCTCGACGTCGAGGAGGCCGCCGAGGCCGCAGACTGGCAACTCGCCGACGACGCTGACGACGAGGCCGGGGCGGGCGAGGAGGACCAGCGCGACGACTGGCCCTAG
- a CDS encoding DUF7120 family protein — MPQLEISLSDDVDMQIDQLVTQEEFVDRQEALEEILSLGIKEYQTTMESDTRDEMEFADEMMETTERSLGDEDEGYRF, encoded by the coding sequence ATGCCCCAACTCGAAATCTCGCTGTCCGACGACGTGGACATGCAGATCGACCAATTGGTCACCCAAGAGGAGTTCGTGGACCGCCAAGAGGCCCTCGAAGAAATCCTCTCGCTCGGCATCAAGGAGTACCAGACCACGATGGAGTCCGACACCCGCGACGAGATGGAATTCGCCGACGAGATGATGGAGACCACCGAGCGCTCGCTGGGCGACGAGGACGAAGGCTACCGCTTCTGA
- a CDS encoding NAD(P)/FAD-dependent oxidoreductase, producing the protein MSESYVIIGDGIAGSSAAETIREEDPDADVSVITDEGEALYNRILIKEFAKGKLPEAPISIHEPEWYDERDIDLELNTFVTEVDPDAHEVHTHDSGTFEYDKLLVATGGTPTQLPVDNSDAEGIHHFWTFQDARKIQENADQADQGVVVGAGLLGIDLAAVCAAQEVDAKYIMRGNRWWRYGLSLDGAEIIHDALEEKGVEPVLESGVEKFETDDDGRVVSTIDANGEEYDSDFVGVAIGLNFNTEYLQGTGVEEDSGIVVDEYMQTSVEDIYAAGDITRYYDTILDEYAQNGSWGSAKEQGQIAAKNMVADDEDESFRWVSSYSITHFDFPFLSFGFPTLGDDECERKYSDTEWRRLAFKDGKLIGGVLIGDIAPQGKYKDLIRQEAEVADQKETLLEKDFDPEELAIPQEQ; encoded by the coding sequence ATGAGCGAGTCGTACGTGATTATCGGTGACGGGATTGCGGGAAGCTCCGCCGCGGAGACCATCCGCGAGGAGGACCCGGACGCCGACGTATCGGTCATCACCGACGAAGGTGAGGCCCTGTACAACCGGATTCTCATCAAGGAATTCGCAAAAGGAAAGCTCCCCGAAGCGCCCATCTCCATCCACGAACCGGAGTGGTACGACGAGCGGGACATCGACCTCGAACTCAACACGTTCGTCACCGAGGTTGACCCCGACGCCCACGAGGTCCACACCCACGACAGCGGGACCTTCGAGTACGATAAACTCCTCGTGGCGACCGGCGGCACCCCCACTCAGCTTCCGGTGGACAACAGCGACGCCGAGGGCATCCACCACTTCTGGACCTTCCAAGACGCGCGGAAGATTCAGGAGAACGCCGACCAAGCCGACCAAGGCGTCGTCGTCGGCGCGGGCCTGTTGGGCATCGACCTCGCGGCGGTCTGCGCCGCCCAAGAGGTTGACGCCAAGTACATCATGCGTGGCAACCGCTGGTGGCGCTACGGCCTGAGCCTCGACGGTGCCGAAATCATCCACGACGCTCTCGAGGAGAAGGGCGTCGAGCCGGTCCTCGAAAGCGGCGTCGAGAAGTTCGAGACCGACGACGACGGTCGGGTCGTCTCCACCATCGACGCCAACGGCGAGGAGTACGACAGCGACTTCGTGGGCGTCGCCATCGGCCTGAACTTCAACACCGAGTACCTGCAGGGTACCGGCGTCGAGGAGGACAGCGGCATCGTCGTGGACGAGTACATGCAGACCAGCGTCGAGGACATCTACGCGGCCGGTGACATCACCCGGTACTACGACACCATCCTCGACGAGTACGCCCAGAACGGTTCGTGGGGCAGTGCGAAAGAGCAGGGCCAAATCGCGGCGAAGAACATGGTCGCCGACGACGAGGACGAATCCTTCCGCTGGGTCTCGTCGTACTCCATCACCCACTTCGATTTCCCCTTCCTCAGCTTCGGCTTCCCGACGCTGGGTGACGACGAGTGCGAGCGCAAGTACAGCGACACCGAGTGGCGGCGTCTCGCGTTCAAGGACGGCAAACTCATCGGCGGCGTCCTCATCGGCGACATCGCCCCGCAGGGCAAGTACAAGGACCTCATCCGCCAAGAGGCCGAAGTCGCGGACCAGAAAGAGACCCTGCTGGAGAAGGACTTCGACCCCGAAGAACTGGCGATTCCGCAGGAACAGTAG